The sequence CATATTGTCTCTACTCCTCTCTTCATTCTGTTCTCCTCATAATCTTATTTGGACCTCCTCAGACGGTCTAActtcctcggattgggccataggcccagttaACAATGTCTTAACAGTACTTCCTAATTAATTGGCCCCCACAAaagatattgtaaaaatatcgtgacttgttgttgtgtttctagacttcttttttggtttattcaatttgttgaactaaaattcattgtttaatgcataatttttttaggttgatCTTTTTTTACACAtcgtttcaaattttttttttttttttaaataaaaataaaaacactcacacacacatatttttttatacacacataacacacacacaaattaacGAAGTATAACACTTTCCTCCTTTATGTTCGGGGTAGTTGCATTCCCTCCTaaagtaaagttgaataatttcattatttatattttgtaaatgagcATAAACCCCTATTGTTTATCTCTTAGTTAAAccctaacaaaatcttataattcctaaaatattCCATTGTGCAATGCCTAATATACCCctactaaattttaatgtcccaaaaaatttctttgtgtattttgaattttatgtaGTAGACTGATAGTCATGCTTCGAAAGTTAGAATAATGATATATGGTGTTCTATTTGTTATCTAgagaacactaatttattaggtttaaatcttctacacttataattttatctaataaaaacgTTGATGATGtatgtcttttgttattttgttcttattttaatttattttcctactTAAAAGGGTATTCCTTAAAAATAAGTAAGTTAAACACTGTAGTTAAActcataaaataagataataaagaatgaaatatGAGTAACAAAATCTTCATTGTAGATGAttgcaaatatttaatttaatgaagatcttcaaaaaaattgtagcatatattatcattcattacgaaaatttaaatattatagaAAGATGATGacattcattatcattttttgtagcattttttggTATATAGATACTACATTTAGCAAATAagttctaaaaaattatcataatacataaatattgaaataactattttaaatttaagtacataatttttttttttttttaagtctttaTTAATTATCTTACTAAAGGACTAACACGTGGCTTGCACCTGCAACCCACACTAGTAATGGTACAAACTACAAAGGCACAGCGTGAACTGATTCCTTTCTTGGCAGATTTCCAATGCTTTTATGAGTTGGTGAAATTTGACTCCTCCCAACAACCTACCCTATTGGCTATTGCTCTATGATTCACATGCAAactaaaagcctaaaacaagACAAGGCCATGACCCACGAGCATTATAGCCCCAACTATTGAGGGGACCACCTTGCCTCTATCGCCCTACTCTTGTCCATGCACTGCAAGCATTAACAGCTGTACTCACAGTCTCACACTATTGCAAAAGATAAAAGGAGTTAAACacattattttcataataaatttcatatGATAAAATGTTAAAGATGGGAAAAGCCTAAATTTTTGTGCACTAGATTTGATAGGATGACATTGAACCTAATCAAACTAGTTAATAATAgttaaaaaagtgatatatgttgttgataaaattattaaattattaatgttttaatttttattgtgaaattgttgtaaaaatctCGCTAATAAAGCACTGTCTATAGTAATAGTAAAAGGAACAAAAGTGATAGAGAAGCTTCCAAAGAATATTTCCCTGAGCACTCAACTCAAAGGCTGTGACTTTGCTCTAATCTTTGCATGTGAATCGTAAAAGAGACAGGTGAaaaaagcatccaaaaaaataacCATATATAATGCCTCTTTGTCCTTCACTTATTCTCATCATACTTATCAAGTTATCATCCGAGTCCTAAAGATGAAGCTCTTCATCATTTTCGCCATTGTCATCCTCCTCTTACAGGTACATATTGCCATTAAAGATGGTCTCATAATGTAGaaaattaatgttttatctaactttattttgtaaattggTGTACCTTTAATTTCCAGGCTCTTGCAGAGGCTTCATCATATAGTACTGCAGCAAATACTCTGGCTAATGTGAGGCTCTCTACCTATATATGTTCCATTTTCTATATCAAATATGCTTCGGTTGCCAACATGTTTTGTGATCTTACAATAAtgatttaaaatccaaataaatataagatGTCTAGCAAGACTGAACAaaccattatttaaaaattcaatgaaGCAAATTGCATTTGATATTTGAGACTAATAGGAAAAGTTCTGTAATTCCTTGGGTTTTCTGAGTGTGTGTGccattaattttctttaattttattccatgtttttgtgttaatcaaTCACTGCATAAATTGACagtataaaaatttgaatttgaacctGGGGCTCATTTTTGTCATGTCACTTTTGGATTCAGATGGATGAAGGGGAAAACGAACTAGCGCTTCACAGTAAACATAAACCCCAGAAAATCAGTAAGTTTTACTTTGCTAGACCTGAAATTCATTcccttccaattttttttttttttttttaaatacatttagttattgctaaaaatattacaaatttaactGCATAACATTTACAGATTAATGTGGTAATAAtcaaacaacataataaataaatatcataattatttttttgttattgatgATACGTCAATTTTGTAAAGATAGtgtaataaaatttgcaatatcCTTCATAGtacagattattattattattattattttttacttttttttttgataaatatgatatgataaaattttaacatatgCAGTCTATTCCttaataattgttctttatcataccaattaattttttatgtatacaTAGTTCAACcataaatcttttattcaataataagatattttatcaattgaatTAACTGAAATCCTCAAATCCACGGTTGAAaagggttatttgatttgtataGGTTAATGTCCTAAATTGGAATCCTCAGAAAATACAATACATGGTTCCTTTAaggatgccaaaaaaaaaaaaaaaaaaaaaaaaaaaattctgggaCAGGGATTACTACGATCCTGGTAATTTCCATTTTCTATCATTGTTCTCCTATAAAGCAGAATAGTCCATCAGTCATGAGTACTTATAAAATCACATCATTGGAGGCCGTGGCCAACACACTATGCCACTATGTAGTagtatatctttttttttttttggctgaattatGTAGTAGTACATCAACTAGAAGGATTCACGTGccttgttatttttttatttttagacccacaaaagtaattttttcttaattgatatttttatcTTATGCGCAATTAACAGAGTCACATTGAATAAGTATAAAAAttgtttcttattaaaaaaatttgtataaaatttttcaagaagtaactaaattttttttttttaatattatctaTAAAGACATTTGGGATTTTTAAATCTCTTCTTCTCTAataattgaattatcaaaattaacGATAACAGCTTCTATATTGATCAAttaactatatatttattataattttataaatgtatttaaattattagacttctcttttaaaatatgcgctgttaaaaaaattatttataaattttaattgagatTTATGATATCATAAATATAACTACTTTTTGTGTTCATTTGTCTATGTATACATAGACAAATGAAGATACTCATTTTAGTAATTTACTGGTTATACCTGAAAGATATGAAGCATTAATACTTTGTTCATATTATTACTTGAATCAaaggtattttagtcattttgagaattatttgattatttttgcacatttttgggtattttgatatgtttgaaggtttttaggatatttttgttattttagaagttttgagggtattttgaaGGTTAAATGTGGCATTTTTGAAGctttgataattttgaaaaagagtTTCAAACCCTAATTTACGGGTTATCAAAgcattcaaataataatatgaaaattctaaatttcgaATCCTCCTATCCTATGTATGAAATGAaccaaataagaaattttaaaattgttagatTTAGGTTCAAGGAATTCCAAATCCATTGATTTAAAACCAAATCCAAGTATCCAAATATAACTTTAGAGTATTGATATTTCTAGTTTTCTACCATCCATAATGAAGTAATTTTCACcatattttgatataaaattgaaattaatttttcattttcggTGATTTAGATTGTAATTATGCATGCTCAAGGAGATGCAAAAAGGCATCAAGAAAGAACAGGTGCACTAGAGCATGCAAAAGTTGTTGCATGAGATGCCATTGTGTTCCACCTGGTACCTATGGCAACAAGAACGCTTGCCCATGTTATGCTCGCCTCAAAACCCATGGAAACAAGCTCAAGTGCCCTTGAACTATCGACGAGAGAATGGGAGAATTGGACATTCAAAATACATTTTGAGTTCAATACTTTCATTGTTATTATGtacttttattgttgttattatgtAAAGAATAAATGTTGAGACCGATCGAGTCAGCGATGATGCCAATCTAGCTTAATAAGTGCATTCTATAATTTCTTAATTTACTTGATATTTTTGTTGGTAATGTTGGAATGCTAATAGAATTATTTACTTTCTTTAATTGGTTCAAAATCACCTAGcataacaatttatttttaggttAGATGAACATTAACTCAGTTGTCAAAACCAGATTTTGAAACAAGTtataattttgtgtttgtgtcaaatttaattttgttaattcttGTACCAAGTGGCCCTTTCATAATATTCAACAAGAAACCGACAGGATCGTCTTACTCAGGGCCGGCTGAATAGTGGAGCAATAGATGCGATCGtctaaggccccaagtaaaaaaaaaggcccccaaattttaaccaatagggttatatataatcaataaataaaataatattttttttattaaatgaaaaacaaacaaaaaagtgagaaaaatactaaatccacaatatttttcacaacatttttacaacaaatgcTGACTAGCATATTGTTACAACCTGttattgatgacaaaaaaataattatagtggtgttttcaaatagaaaacaagaagTAACTTaaaacttaggatttgttgtgaaaaatattgtgaatgttacactactaaaaaataaaataataataagagtttttttttttttttttttgaggaacaaaataataataagagttgagTTAGTATAGTGAAGTTGAAAAATTACCACTATCAATTTGCACATCAACAAATGTGAAAAggtttgtcaaattttttatgtataaaatttctattaaaaaaaaaattctacatagttcatgttaattagtagtaattttacatctaaaacaagataatcaattttcgccttaggcccctaAACGCATCAAGCTGCCCCTCTTACTCATCATGTTTAAATCACCTCTTCATCACTACATACAGTTGAATGTTTATATACGTAAGCACgagttataaataaatataaattgttGGATATGGAAGAAAGACAATCATTTCCCTTGTGTGAGGGAGAGAATAGATGAAAAGTTACTTacaaaaacaggaaaaaagaaCATCTGAAAAGTATGCACTGAAATCACACATACCATAATACCATTCAATTAGCTCTAGTAAACACGACTGAGCATACACATGATTGTATAAATTGATAAGCACACAGTAAAGGAGGACCGAGAACACAAACTTATGTTTGATGTTTCTCTAGGACCTCTCAACACTTTAATAtaacatttaatttattttttattttgttattgtgaCATTACATTGTATCTTTTTAAGGACACTTGCGTCTACCACCATGAGTCTTCATATGCCAATAGCAAGGGCATTTTTCATAGTTCCCAGAAGTCCCCGGAGGCACGCAATGGCACCTTTGGCAGCACGTATTGCACGCCCTTATGCACATCTTCTGCCGAGACGACTTGCTGCATCTGTAACCACACCTAGCTCCGCAGTCTGGGTATTCATAGAATACATAAtatataaggaaaaatattatttcacaCTTTTCATAGTATTATTTCCAATTGGCAATGTTAAGAGTGCACCAAGAAAAGTTATTTCTAAATGCACCTTAAATTTAGCTTATAATGAGTAATCTAGTGACTAGTGAATATGGTGTCCCAATGCGAAAATGAAATTGAGGTTCAAGTTGGACCGGAAATATTTGTCTAATtcctttttgggtacaaaattAGAGGTTGAAAACTTTTGAATggtctaaaaaaaatattacgaAAAAACAGATGGGTAAAATATAAAGGTCCAACAATGATATTAAAGGGTtcgtagaaaaagaaaattgatatgTGAACTATGAGAGCACTTCCTACCCCTTACATACGTCTAACACTAAAGTTAGGCTTCTTATCATTATTCCAACTTCTAAGTTAAATATTGATCAATTCTCACATCGGCTAAGTCTGACcaaactttttccatttttgagatttaagttgatttctcaaacaaaatatcaaattttcattctcgtgagcaaaaattttatatactgatagacttttttttttttttttttgagaagatataTATTGATAGACTAAATGACTGAATTTATCATTGTTAAGATTGCATAATATAGACAAAAGTCTTGTAGTTCAATGATATACTCATATACACTTACTTATGTGGCCAGCTTCAACCATGAACTGTGGTCCGCCAAAGATCTCCCactgaatttttttgaaaagaagtaTCAATAACAgtcacaatcaaaattttgttcCCCAAAAAAAGAACTATTCTAATTCTTTCTGGTGCTATAATAATAGGTACAtttgttttatcaaaacaatCCAGCAGGAGTGCATGACCACCAAAGataaaattgaaagataaatcTTAGATAGATACAGGTTTTTTtagattatgaaaattgttatgATATATCCCATACATGAAtgctttaaagtttaaacaatcACCTCAGGCATCAGGACAAAGAAGAGAATTGTCAAAACAAGAGCAATGTTAGTGCGAGCCATTTCCTGCCTCCTTGGAACAAGAGAAACACAAAAGTTGTGGAGAGAGGGAGAGGTAAGGTGCTTGTGGATTCTAAAGCTAGCACAAACTGTCTTTATAAAGACAAGGTGTTCtgtttaatgatttatttttatgtgtcaTCAAAATGACATTCCCAACGAACTTCCGTGTACCACTTCATAGTTCATACAGTAATCTCTCTATCATCTCAAGCTTCAAGCAGTTCCAATTAATTGCCTTGACCTTTTCTCTATTTGGTTAAGTAATAATTGTCTTGACTTGGTAAATTCTAACTATAAGCATCCGTAGCAGCGGTTGCAAAAATTATGCTATTTTACCATATCAAAagtctactttattattttaccacattattttacaatatctcatttatcagatgttctatatttttaccacttcatttaaatattatttcttaatcatttttaattcttattttaaaacCTGGGGACTATAGCCACAGATGGGGACTGGGGACTGTAGCCACAGATGTCAAGATGCCCGTACCATATGCCACAGATGTCACAAATTTAAAAACTCAGAACCTGGGGACTGAGGAgaaagaggaataaaaaaataataaaaccataTTCCACATATGTCCGTATCGTGCCAAATATATGAGAATACTGTAGCATGTTGTaaaaattatgagatttggaacaTCTGATATTTGGTAtgccaaatgtgccaaatatttggcatttggcacatttagcaCATCTAGTGTGGGTGCTCTAAATTCCTTTTGGCAATGGGCTATAGGCTAATTGCACGACCAAACCTATAAGCTATGAAGTATATCTGGTCCAATCCCCCACCCCCttaccaaggaaaaaaaaaaatttcaaacagaaattgtatttttctattaaaaaaaaaagaaaaataaaaatatatgaatttggATTGAATTCAGAGCTCCTATGTACTATACACGACACAAATACAACAAACATCCTAAAATAATCACGTATTGGTCGTGTATCCCATAATAAGCCTTATCCAAATTGTAGGTATTGATCTCAAATGAAAAATCTAATATAACCTCTTATCTGTTATGGTACTactgttttccttttttatttctagtTTGCAATTGATCCTTGAAGTAAATTATCCAAACTTGGTGGCACCATTGCCGCGTAGCTTAGCGTAGGTGAATAACAATGCTTTACATTTAGAAGTTCATAACTAAATTAAtctcttttcacttttattttgttctagaaagtaactctattttttttacctaagAAAATACACTGGTATGTAAGATAAGTACCAAATTGGTTACAACTGAAGTGCAGTTTTACAttcttattaaaagaaaaaaaaaagaaacaaaaggtgCTGCTTTCCGTTCTACATCACTCAACAAGTCGAGaacaaaaatactaaaacagtttcaaaaaaaagaacaacaaggTTCCAAAAGATTGCCACCCATGAGCTAATGTTGTTTTATAGATATACATGGCCTACTGTTCCTCGCCAATTCTTAGTGAGTTGCATCTTGTAATCAGAAGCCAAAATAATATACTAGGTGGagatcaaaatatttttttagtaagaaattaatttaataactaaagggagaaaagaaagaaagaaagaaaactagaaagaaagaaaaaaaagagagtcgGAGAAAGAGAGAGCCGTTGGGTGCAAGCTGGCATGACAGGACAAGGTAATTCTGTGGGTCCATAAGTTGAATGAAATTACCATATTGCCATCGTGACTCAGTTACCATAACTTGAAAACACCTAaaagttgttttcaattttgctaATTCGTTattcaaaaatcagagaattgagtgatggaaacaagaactgaaaacaaatccaaacacacccttttATCGTGAGACCCACCAGTTTTGAGTTATAAGTGATAAAAACAGAGCGATGGGTGATGGAAAACATGAAATCTAAACAGCCCCTTACTTCTTCTATTCATCCAAAGAGAGAGTTAACTTCTATCATTGAAACCCATTTGTCAGGCTAGATTGAGTCCTTCGTGGACAACCCATTATTCAATGAATCTACTGTTGTAGCTAATAGTCATGGGAAAGCTTGCTAGCCATTGCCGTTTCTGATCTCTGATAGTACTATCCCCAACCGAAGGGTTAAGATTAgctctcttattcttttttttctttttctttttttggttgttgttgtggtgaGAAAGGGGTTTAGATTAGCTTTAGAGCTACCATTCATAtttaatgaattaattgatttgtataaaaaaaaagtccgCAAAACCCAATTGGGGTTGGATGTCCAGCATTtaagctccaccaaaagttactttatctattttacatacaCACATGTTGCAGCAGTggatttattttagctttcaacacaataaaataatataaatatcacaataaaataatatatctcatataataaaataatataacccaCTACCCGAAAAACATCCAcagcaccaaccacaaccacctctatCATCAACTACAGCCACGaccacacccacaaccaccaccacaacttcaccaccaccaccattcaCCAACCAGAGAAACCCAACCACCATTCATCAACCATCAACAAACCCCATTCATCAaccatcaacaaaatcaaaactcattcatcaaaatagaaatagaacCCATCATCAACAATCAAATTAGCCGAAAGCCACCACGAAACCAGAgaaacccagccaccatcaacAAACCCCATTCATCAaccatcaacaaaatcaaaactcattcatcaaaataaaaatagaacccATCAACATAAAACCCAATCAGAGAGATAGCAGAGAGATAAGGGGGGAGAACGAAGAGATTAATCGGCGCTGGGCAAAGGCTTGGGTCGGCACTAGGTAGGGGCTTGGGTCGTTGGCACTGGGCGGGGCTTGGGTCGTCGGCGCTGGGTAGGGCTTGGGTCTGCGCTGGGCAAGGGCTTAGGTCATCGGCACTGGGCAGGGGCTTGGATCGGCTGCGAGTGGAGGACCGATTGAGGGGAGAGAGGAGCAGCGGGTAGAAATAGGGAAGGACTGaaggaggagaaagaaaaaaaaaaaaatatatatatatatattataatcaaaacacaaaataaaataataattttttttttagctttgagctacagtgcacatctatctttagatgtgcactgtagctgagaagcaaatttttttgcttatagctccactgctgcgCTCTTCTTTTGTGATCAGTGGtgctaaaaaatagcaatatagttATTTGGCATCACTGTTGTGAGTGCTCTAATATGTCAAAAAAGCTTTATGACTTGTTGAAATAGCAACTTGTGAGTGGTagaaataaaagtaatattagtaAGTCTATGTAAAATTAATTATCCATCATTCACAACATATCATTTCagtaagttgtgaaaaaatttatCTCTGTATCAAAGttgtaatattaatttttctatgGCCACACACTTTGTCACAACTAGATGACACGTGCAATTGTAATTGATTAACtatcattacaaaataataacgCGCTCTGCTATATTATTTGTGATGGTGCCTAGATTGATAGATAATCATTTTGATCCATTGGCGTTGCCAATTTCTAAGAATGCCTCCCCCTCCAACGAGGTATTGTGCATATCAGATTTCTTCAGCcattcaaaatagtaagttaggcaCGTTTTCAAACATTTaagaaaactaacatctcgagtttttgaaactcgagaTTCAACTTAAAAACCGAGTCTTATAGAATCGCTTTCCATTTGTTCTGAACTGCTGAGGTGGCAAAAATTGCCATgcagatctcgagtctttaagacttgaGTTTCGCTTGGCACAAACcaagtctataagactcgagattAAATTAgaggaataataataatttcaacaGATCTcaagtcttatagactcgagtttTGCCTGGCACAAaccgagtctataagactcgggATTTACTTATCCAAACATTGttctaaataaattttgaacagaactcgagtcttatagactcgagttctgGTGGAACTATTTTACTAACCCGTTCTGTCCACACTCATAAACAGATAGCAGTATATTACTAACGTGTTCCTGGGACTATATTATTCAGTCCACACTCAGCCTCACTAAACTCTCACCCAAAAACAGAGcatcctcaactctcacccatACACTCAGCCTCACTAACTCTCAcacctctcactctcactcaccacATTGCCTCTCTCACTGCTCTTCCCTCTCAACAATTTCATATttcaggtatgggttttttgatttgattgttattGTAGTTGGGTATTAGTTGTGTATGGGTTTTGCCACTAAGAGAACTTCCCAATGACTTTATGGGTTTTCCAATGACTCCATGTTTTTTCCTAATATAAGATGTTCTTCTTGTAGtatctttttgttgttgatttcaaTTCCGTGTTTTTATTGGCTTGCATGTCATTTGAgctatatattatttgttatattttctttgatttattaCTAATTCATGTGATTAATCTTAACCATCttgataaaaatatgtttttgcattagccattttggtgaaataaaaaaaattctgttcTCATTGactttattctttttgaggtGTTTTCCTACATTAATTCTTCTTGATCAAATCTGCCAATTTTAAAGAGAATCAATCTTTCTTGAATTAGATTCACTAAATTCTTGtaggttagaaaattttatgaaagattcATAGCAATGTGCATTTCCCTTGTTATCTGAGATGTGGAGTGTTGCTTGATTGTGGAGTCACCACTTTATCTTGAAGGAGCTAGTGGattgtttgaatttattgttaaaagacaaagaaaatggGCACATGGTTATAATAATTGTTGAAGTTACAAAACTTCTTCTTGAAATAATGCGTACAAAAGACTAGCAGGACATGAGTATGCAGATATCTCAGGGGATTTAGGTGTGGATGCTAGGATGTAAGTCTTACTTTAGAGTTGACTGTGTTGTTTGCCATGCCTGGAAATTGTGAA is a genomic window of Quercus lobata isolate SW786 chromosome 2, ValleyOak3.0 Primary Assembly, whole genome shotgun sequence containing:
- the LOC115975403 gene encoding gibberellin-regulated protein 9-like; its protein translation is MKLFIIFAIVILLLQALAEASSYSTAANTLANMDEGENELALHSKHKPQKINCNYACSRRCKKASRKNRCTRACKSCCMRCHCVPPGTYGNKNACPCYARLKTHGNKLKCP
- the LOC115977917 gene encoding gibberellin-regulated protein 11-like; the protein is MARTNIALVLTILFFVLMPEWEIFGGPQFMVEAGHINCGARCGYRCSKSSRQKMCIRACNTCCQRCHCVPPGTSGNYEKCPCYWHMKTHGGRRKCP